One Artemia franciscana chromosome 7, ASM3288406v1, whole genome shotgun sequence DNA segment encodes these proteins:
- the LOC136028939 gene encoding G-protein coupled receptor moody-like isoform X1 — MILVTWIACFCSLIPVLMGKWGKFGLDMSIGSCSILFDDNGRSPKETLFIVAFVLPCLAIIVCYARIFWIVRKAAAASRASQSKASVRHIDEMKTSRPLESVSGSDESQRVSESTKSSGASDNDIIKPLYRPSVIRHRPLNTVLLFKDKHSSIRIEVDKGSEAVEAMDDETCDQSGSHNKIHSEYLLSPTTPLNYTTSMKRRASDSSAHFETDKLHRELSRRSSSLVSIKAEPIRPRTGSPALSNCSDKSNLRNMNLFGQGPLRRLSVIRVPNSGRLSSKDKRLLQMILVIFVSFFVCYMPITIVKLMGKGQNMVELNIVSYLLIYMTTCINPIVYVVMSSEYRQAYKNLLTSNTEVLRRTGTFMFSRTSNWN; from the coding sequence atGATTTTGGTTACCTGGATAGCTTGCTTTTGTTCCCTCATTCCAGTGCTAATGGGGAAATGGGGGAAATTTGGCCTCGACATGTCAATTGGAAGCTGCTCCATTTTATTTGATGATAACGGACGTTCTCCAAAGGAAACACTTTTTATAGTAGCTTTTGTTTTACCATGCCTCGCCATAATTGTGTGTTATGCGAGAATATTTTGGATTGTGAGGAAAGCGGCGGCTGCCTCTCGTGCAAGTCAGTCGAAAGCCTCAGTGAGGCACATAGACGAAATGAAAACTTCAAGGCCATTAGAAAGTGTCTCCGGTAGTGACGAAAGTCAACGAGTTAGTGAAAGCACAAAATCTAGTGGTGCTAGTGATAATGATATTATTAAACCTTTATATAGGCCTTCAGTAATTCGTCACCGCCCATTGAATACTGTCCTCCTATTCAAAGATAAACATTCTTCAATTCGTATTGAAGTAGATAAAGGTAGTGAAgcagtggaggccatggatgaTGAGACATGTGACCAAAGTGGTTCTCATAATAAAATTCATTCCGAGTATCTTTTGTCACCCACCACTCCTCTAAATTATACAACTTCGATGAAACGTCGCGCATCAGATTCAAGCGCACATTTTGAAACTGATAAATTACACCGCGAACTATCTCGGCGAAGTTCCAGCTTAGTTTCAATTAAAGCTGAACCCATTCGCCCTAGAACTGGTTCGCCGGCACTTTCTAATTGTTCTGATAAGAGTAATTTAAGGAACATGAATCTGTTTGGCCAAGGTCCATTGAGGAGACTAAGTGTCATTCGTGTCCCAAACTCTGGACGGTTAAGTTCAAAAGATAAAAGACTGCTACAAATGATCCTTGTGATATTTGTCTCGTTCTTTGTATGTTACATGCCGATAACCATTGTTAAGTTGATGGGGAAGGGTCAAAATATGGTGGAACTGAACATTGTtagttatttattaatatacatGACAACGTGTATTAATCCTATTGTTTATGTAGTAATGAGTTCGGAATACAGACAAGCTTATAAGAATTTATTGACATCTAATACGGAGGTGCTGCGACGAACAGGCACATTCATGTTTAGCAGGACATCGAACTGGAATTAG
- the LOC136028939 gene encoding G-protein coupled receptor moody-like isoform X2, with product MIGHPRIYPKLYTRKNLIIMILVTWIACFCSLIPVLMGKWGKFGLDMSIGSCSILFDDNGRSPKETLFIVAFVLPCLAIIVCYARIFWIVRKAAAASRASQSKASVRHIDEMKTSRPLESVSGSDESQRVSESTKSSGASDNDIIKPLYRPSVIRHRPLNTVLLFKDKHSSIRIEVDKGSEAVEAMDDETCDQSGSHNKIHSEYLLSPTTPLNYTTSMKRRASDSSAHFETDKLHRELSRRSSSLVSIKAEPIRPRTGSPALSNCSDKSNLRNMNLFGQGPLRRLSVIRVPNSGRLSSKDKRLLQMILVIFVSFFVCYMPITIVKLMGKGQNMVELNIVSYLLIYMTTCINPIVYVVMSSEYRQAYKNLLTSNTEVLRRTGTFMFSRTSNWN from the coding sequence ATTGTACACcaggaagaatttaattatcatGATTTTGGTTACCTGGATAGCTTGCTTTTGTTCCCTCATTCCAGTGCTAATGGGGAAATGGGGGAAATTTGGCCTCGACATGTCAATTGGAAGCTGCTCCATTTTATTTGATGATAACGGACGTTCTCCAAAGGAAACACTTTTTATAGTAGCTTTTGTTTTACCATGCCTCGCCATAATTGTGTGTTATGCGAGAATATTTTGGATTGTGAGGAAAGCGGCGGCTGCCTCTCGTGCAAGTCAGTCGAAAGCCTCAGTGAGGCACATAGACGAAATGAAAACTTCAAGGCCATTAGAAAGTGTCTCCGGTAGTGACGAAAGTCAACGAGTTAGTGAAAGCACAAAATCTAGTGGTGCTAGTGATAATGATATTATTAAACCTTTATATAGGCCTTCAGTAATTCGTCACCGCCCATTGAATACTGTCCTCCTATTCAAAGATAAACATTCTTCAATTCGTATTGAAGTAGATAAAGGTAGTGAAgcagtggaggccatggatgaTGAGACATGTGACCAAAGTGGTTCTCATAATAAAATTCATTCCGAGTATCTTTTGTCACCCACCACTCCTCTAAATTATACAACTTCGATGAAACGTCGCGCATCAGATTCAAGCGCACATTTTGAAACTGATAAATTACACCGCGAACTATCTCGGCGAAGTTCCAGCTTAGTTTCAATTAAAGCTGAACCCATTCGCCCTAGAACTGGTTCGCCGGCACTTTCTAATTGTTCTGATAAGAGTAATTTAAGGAACATGAATCTGTTTGGCCAAGGTCCATTGAGGAGACTAAGTGTCATTCGTGTCCCAAACTCTGGACGGTTAAGTTCAAAAGATAAAAGACTGCTACAAATGATCCTTGTGATATTTGTCTCGTTCTTTGTATGTTACATGCCGATAACCATTGTTAAGTTGATGGGGAAGGGTCAAAATATGGTGGAACTGAACATTGTtagttatttattaatatacatGACAACGTGTATTAATCCTATTGTTTATGTAGTAATGAGTTCGGAATACAGACAAGCTTATAAGAATTTATTGACATCTAATACGGAGGTGCTGCGACGAACAGGCACATTCATGTTTAGCAGGACATCGAACTGGAATTAG